A portion of the Gemmatimonas sp. UBA7669 genome contains these proteins:
- a CDS encoding anhydro-N-acetylmuramic acid kinase, giving the protein MTVHRPQAAPSAKGMVLVGLMSGTSLDGISAAAVQFHEPPGARVQARLLSFVHTPYEASQRERLERAMHEGSAREYCRLHADLGAWLGDAAAAAMQEAGLSPDDVSAVASHGQTLWHEPGHSTWQLGDAAQIAEHSGCAVVHDFRVRDMAVGGQGAPLVPMADRLLFAHETKWRALQNIGGIGNVSLVPPVSATDQAVLAFDTGPGVVVLDAVVRRLFAQPFDTDGHIARRGRVLESVVRELLDLPYLQDAPPKSTGRELFSPAFVDAFIARGRAAGGRDEDLVATAAAFTAATIADQYTRWLPTPPAEVVVSGGGARHPLLMAALEGAFAWHHERFARPMPAVLPFDALFFNAEAKEAVAFALLGYLHLTGRPGNVPSATGARAPRTLGAYTPVR; this is encoded by the coding sequence GTGACCGTGCACCGCCCGCAGGCTGCGCCCTCCGCCAAGGGTATGGTGCTGGTGGGGCTCATGTCCGGCACCTCGCTCGATGGCATCAGTGCGGCGGCCGTGCAGTTTCACGAGCCGCCCGGCGCACGGGTGCAGGCCCGTCTCCTCAGTTTTGTACACACTCCCTACGAGGCCTCGCAGCGCGAGCGACTCGAACGTGCCATGCACGAGGGCTCGGCGCGCGAGTATTGCCGGCTGCATGCCGACCTTGGTGCCTGGTTGGGTGACGCAGCGGCGGCGGCCATGCAGGAAGCGGGCTTGTCTCCCGACGACGTGAGCGCGGTGGCCTCACATGGTCAGACGCTCTGGCACGAGCCCGGACACAGTACCTGGCAGCTTGGGGATGCCGCGCAGATTGCCGAGCACAGTGGCTGTGCGGTGGTGCACGACTTCCGCGTGCGCGACATGGCGGTCGGGGGACAGGGCGCGCCGCTCGTGCCCATGGCCGATCGTCTGCTGTTTGCGCACGAGACCAAGTGGCGCGCGCTGCAGAACATCGGTGGCATTGGCAATGTGTCGCTCGTGCCGCCGGTGAGCGCGACCGACCAGGCCGTGCTGGCATTCGACACGGGCCCCGGCGTGGTGGTGCTCGACGCGGTGGTGCGGCGCCTGTTTGCGCAGCCCTTCGACACCGACGGCCACATCGCCCGGCGCGGTCGTGTGCTCGAGTCGGTGGTGCGTGAATTGCTCGATCTCCCGTATCTGCAGGATGCGCCGCCCAAGAGCACGGGGCGGGAGTTGTTCTCGCCAGCCTTCGTGGATGCGTTCATCGCGCGTGGTCGTGCTGCAGGCGGACGGGATGAGGATCTGGTGGCGACCGCGGCGGCGTTCACCGCCGCCACCATTGCCGACCAGTACACGCGCTGGTTGCCCACGCCGCCGGCCGAGGTGGTGGTCTCGGGCGGGGGAGCGCGTCATCCCCTGCTCATGGCGGCGCTCGAGGGGGCTTTTGCCTGGCATCATGAGCGATTTGCGCGTCCAATGCCCGCTGTTCTGCCCTTCGATGCGTTATTCTTCAACGCTGAGGCCAAGGAGGCCGTGGCTTTTGCCCTCCTGGGTTATCTCCATCTGACCGGTCGGCCGGGCAACGTGCCCAGTGCCACCGGTGCGCGGGCGCCCCGCACACTGGGTGCGTACACGCCTGTCCGTTGA
- the murQ gene encoding N-acetylmuramic acid 6-phosphate etherase — MSAPPLDPRITERRNPRTVDIDLATPLGIVDLISAEDRSVADAVASQREAIAEAIAAIEASFRHGGRLFYVGAGTSGRLGVLDASECPPTFGTPPGMVIGIIAGGDHALRNPIEGAEDDPSAGAAVMDQHDVQAVDVVIGIAASGTTPYVRGALGRARARGATTGLIACSPPPDAMREVADHAIVPVVGPEVLTGSTRLKAGTATKMVCNMLTTGAMIRIGKSYGNLMVDLRATNVKLQDRAERIVCEVTGLDREHARQLLEKAEGRVKRALVMHHLAVDAHTADEKLEAAGGVVRRVVPHAPPPVLGA; from the coding sequence GTGTCCGCACCGCCGCTTGATCCCCGCATTACCGAACGTCGCAATCCGCGCACCGTCGACATCGATCTCGCGACGCCGCTTGGCATCGTCGATCTCATATCGGCCGAAGACCGCAGCGTGGCCGATGCCGTGGCCAGCCAGCGCGAGGCCATTGCCGAGGCCATTGCGGCCATCGAAGCCAGCTTCCGCCACGGCGGTCGTCTGTTCTACGTCGGCGCCGGCACCTCGGGACGACTCGGCGTGCTCGACGCGAGTGAGTGTCCGCCGACCTTCGGCACACCACCCGGCATGGTCATTGGCATCATTGCCGGTGGTGATCATGCGCTGCGCAATCCCATCGAAGGCGCCGAAGACGATCCGTCGGCCGGCGCTGCCGTGATGGACCAGCACGACGTGCAGGCGGTCGACGTGGTCATCGGCATTGCTGCATCGGGCACCACACCCTACGTGCGCGGCGCACTGGGCCGCGCCCGCGCACGCGGCGCCACGACGGGGCTCATTGCCTGCAGCCCACCGCCTGATGCCATGCGGGAAGTGGCGGACCATGCCATCGTGCCGGTCGTCGGGCCCGAGGTGCTGACCGGCTCCACGCGACTCAAGGCGGGCACCGCCACCAAGATGGTGTGCAACATGCTCACCACCGGCGCCATGATTCGCATCGGGAAGAGCTACGGCAATCTCATGGTGGACCTGCGTGCCACCAACGTGAAGCTGCAGGACCGCGCCGAACGCATCGTGTGCGAGGTCACTGGTCTCGATCGCGAACACGCGCGACAGCTGCTTGAAAAGGCCGAAGGACGCGTCAAGCGCGCGCTGGTCATGCATCATCTCGCGGTGGATGCACACACCGCCGACGAAAAGCTCGAGGCGGCCGGCGGCGTCGTGCGTCGCGTGGTGCCGCATGCGCCGCCGCCGGTACTGGGCGCGTGA
- a CDS encoding Fur family transcriptional regulator, translating into MSHESDAAAIDADREAFRNYLRDHNLPATAQRLVIADVVLGTDRHLSAEEVASEVKARGASAGTATVYRTLEVLVRSGLVVERDFGEGFKRYEASRGVPNHEHLICTVCGRVTEFRDERLERMTTLLAEAHDFSRQRHRLVIYGLCGDCRRGPAR; encoded by the coding sequence ATGAGTCACGAGAGTGATGCGGCCGCGATTGATGCTGATCGCGAGGCGTTCCGCAACTATCTGCGTGATCACAACCTGCCGGCCACGGCACAGCGGCTGGTCATCGCCGACGTGGTCCTCGGCACCGATCGGCATCTCTCGGCAGAAGAGGTGGCCAGCGAAGTGAAAGCTCGTGGTGCGAGCGCGGGCACGGCCACGGTCTATCGCACGCTCGAGGTGCTCGTGCGAAGCGGTCTCGTGGTGGAACGGGATTTTGGTGAGGGCTTCAAGCGATACGAGGCGTCCCGTGGTGTGCCCAATCACGAACATCTCATCTGCACCGTGTGTGGGCGGGTCACCGAGTTCCGCGACGAGCGCCTCGAGCGCATGACCACGTTGCTCGCCGAGGCCCACGATTTCTCGCGGCAGCGGCACCGCCTGGTGATCTACGGACTGTGCGGCGACTGCCGCCGCGGTCCGGCGCGTTGA
- a CDS encoding ferritin-like domain-containing protein → MSTRPSLTVGDAASLGSLRSRREVLKLMAMGGSLVLLPTALIGCSDDNPMAPMAPATPNSGSPLTIDFAKGDVAVLQFAYALEQLEADFYTQAVAAFDQSNLTAAEKAILLDIKYHEVQHRELFKAALGSSNDFTLSPTYPGVNFRDRVSVLTAARTFEDLGVAAYNGAGQYLASGTFLTLAGKIVSVEARHAAVIRDLLAPGSAAFSPTAFDDVFSPGKVAGAAQGFVVDRLGFANAPSTFVQGPNNNG, encoded by the coding sequence ATGTCCACGCGACCTTCTCTCACTGTCGGCGACGCTGCCAGCCTCGGCAGCCTGCGTTCGCGCCGCGAAGTGCTCAAGCTCATGGCCATGGGCGGCAGCCTGGTGCTCCTGCCCACGGCACTCATCGGTTGCAGCGATGACAATCCCATGGCGCCCATGGCGCCAGCCACACCCAACAGCGGCTCCCCGCTCACAATCGACTTTGCCAAGGGCGATGTGGCGGTCCTGCAGTTCGCGTATGCCCTCGAGCAGCTCGAGGCGGACTTCTACACGCAGGCCGTCGCCGCCTTCGATCAATCCAATCTGACGGCGGCCGAGAAGGCCATTCTGCTCGACATCAAGTATCACGAAGTACAGCACCGCGAACTGTTCAAGGCAGCCCTCGGCAGCAGCAATGACTTCACGCTCTCTCCCACGTATCCGGGCGTGAACTTCCGCGATCGTGTGTCGGTGCTCACTGCCGCGCGCACGTTCGAAGACCTCGGCGTGGCGGCGTACAATGGCGCCGGCCAGTATCTCGCCTCAGGCACCTTCCTCACACTCGCCGGCAAGATCGTGAGTGTGGAGGCGCGCCACGCCGCCGTCATTCGTGACTTGCTGGCGCCTGGCAGCGCAGCGTTCTCTCCTACCGCCTTTGACGACGTGTTCTCGCCCGGCAAGGTGGCCGGCGCGGCGCAGGGCTTCGTCGTCGACCGTCTCGGCTTTGCCAACGCGCCCAGCACGTTTGTGCAGGGACCCAACAACAACGGGTGA
- the ggt gene encoding gamma-glutamyltransferase codes for MMFSSFLLVTRQVAPCMLASLLLVACSRGSGGGATDVRLPPAGPPGDPAIPARMTPTFPAGWRLPAGQPATFAPQVMAVSNSPAASAAATEIMRAGGNAVDAAVALGFALAVTWPEAGNIGGGGYTVLRLADGRVAAIDYREIAPLAATRDMYLDANGKLTDKSVYGHLASGVPGAVAGLSALLERYGTMPLSRVMQPAIRLAREGFVVDTALAGSIARARSMVTRYQRNTPYFPNGEPLAAGARLVQPDLARTLEAIAQYGAAGFYKGWVADSLVAEMQRGQGIITREDLSRYTPVWRAPIRTNFREYTLLSMPPSSSGGVTTAESLNILEQYPTLPAYGSTRWFHLVGSAYQRAFIDRNAKLADPAFVPVPLAQLTSKTYARQLQGTISDTRATPTRELEPRMQALPREPEHTTHYSVVDAAGNAVATTTTLNNSWGSGVWVRGAGFMLNDEMDDFAAQPGTPNMFGLVQGEANAIQPGKRMLSAMSPTIVLDRDNQVLLVVGAAGGPTIITGTSQVILNVIQHRMTLMDAMRAPRIHHQALPDSLTFEAGGIAPPVLDSLRGMGHAMRQLRALVNVNAIMRVKGGWEGVPEPRRSGGAVGY; via the coding sequence ATGATGTTTTCGTCGTTTTTGCTCGTGACGCGGCAGGTCGCGCCGTGCATGTTGGCTTCGCTGCTGCTGGTGGCCTGTTCGCGCGGCTCGGGTGGCGGTGCCACCGATGTGCGACTCCCACCCGCCGGACCGCCGGGAGATCCGGCCATTCCCGCGCGGATGACGCCGACGTTCCCCGCAGGCTGGCGACTGCCCGCGGGACAGCCGGCCACGTTTGCGCCGCAGGTGATGGCGGTGAGCAACAGCCCCGCGGCGTCGGCAGCCGCCACGGAAATCATGCGCGCCGGTGGCAATGCCGTGGACGCCGCGGTGGCCCTGGGTTTTGCCCTGGCCGTGACCTGGCCGGAGGCCGGCAACATTGGTGGCGGCGGATACACGGTGCTGCGTCTCGCGGACGGACGCGTGGCGGCCATCGACTATCGCGAGATTGCGCCGCTCGCCGCCACACGCGACATGTATCTCGACGCCAACGGCAAGCTCACCGACAAGAGTGTGTATGGGCATCTCGCGTCGGGGGTACCGGGCGCGGTGGCGGGCCTGAGCGCGCTGCTCGAACGCTACGGCACCATGCCGCTGTCCCGTGTCATGCAGCCGGCCATTCGGCTGGCGCGCGAAGGCTTCGTGGTGGACACGGCCCTGGCCGGTTCGATTGCGCGCGCCCGCAGCATGGTGACGCGCTACCAGCGCAACACGCCCTACTTCCCGAATGGCGAGCCGCTCGCCGCCGGCGCGCGCCTCGTGCAGCCCGATCTCGCGCGGACGCTCGAAGCCATCGCGCAATACGGTGCGGCCGGTTTCTACAAGGGTTGGGTGGCCGACTCGCTGGTGGCCGAAATGCAGCGCGGTCAGGGCATCATCACGCGTGAAGATTTGTCCCGCTACACGCCGGTGTGGCGCGCGCCCATTCGCACGAACTTCCGCGAATACACGCTGCTGTCCATGCCGCCGTCATCCTCGGGCGGTGTGACGACGGCCGAGTCACTCAACATTCTCGAGCAGTATCCCACGCTGCCGGCGTACGGCAGCACGCGCTGGTTCCACCTCGTGGGGAGCGCCTATCAGCGCGCCTTCATTGACCGCAACGCCAAGCTGGCCGATCCGGCTTTTGTGCCGGTGCCGCTCGCGCAACTCACCAGCAAGACCTATGCGCGGCAATTGCAGGGCACCATCAGCGACACGCGCGCCACGCCCACGCGTGAGCTCGAACCGCGCATGCAGGCGCTGCCGCGCGAACCCGAGCACACCACGCACTACTCCGTGGTGGACGCAGCGGGCAATGCCGTGGCCACCACCACGACACTCAACAACTCCTGGGGCAGTGGGGTGTGGGTGCGCGGTGCCGGTTTCATGCTCAACGACGAGATGGATGATTTTGCCGCGCAGCCCGGCACGCCCAACATGTTCGGACTTGTACAGGGCGAGGCCAATGCCATCCAGCCCGGCAAGCGCATGTTGAGCGCCATGTCGCCAACCATCGTGCTCGACCGTGACAACCAGGTGTTGCTGGTGGTGGGCGCGGCCGGTGGGCCCACCATCATCACGGGCACCAGCCAGGTCATTCTCAACGTCATTCAGCATCGCATGACGCTCATGGATGCCATGCGCGCTCCGCGTATTCATCATCAGGCCCTGCCCGACTCGCTCACCTTCGAGGCCGGTGGCATTGCACCGCCCGTGCTCGACTCGCTGCGCGGCATGGGACACGCCATGCGTCAGCTGCGCGCGCTCGTGAACGTCAACGCCATCATGCGCGTGAAGGGCGGATGGGAAGGCGTTCCCGAACCGCGACGAAGTGGCGGCGCGGTGGGGTACTGA
- a CDS encoding cytochrome c biogenesis CcdA family protein — translation MAPESLSLFVAFTAGLLSFLSPCVLPLVPSYVTFITGMGLDDVSRARRTALVHALLFVLGFTFIFVALGAGASAFGQLLREYRVWIARVGGVLMVLMGLWMLDVIRIGALQQERRMHLSDKPLGYLGTVVVGIAFGAGWTPCLGPTLGAILLLAANESELAKGITLLIAYSLGLAVPFLLSALLLDRFLGFFQKFKHNIGRVNRIAGILLVLVGILMFTGWFERLAAWLQPLTPAFLVERI, via the coding sequence ATGGCTCCTGAGTCCCTGTCACTCTTTGTCGCGTTCACCGCCGGTCTGCTCAGCTTCCTGAGCCCCTGCGTGCTGCCGCTGGTGCCGAGCTACGTCACGTTCATCACGGGCATGGGGCTCGACGATGTCTCGCGTGCGCGACGCACCGCACTGGTGCATGCCCTGCTGTTCGTACTGGGCTTCACGTTCATCTTCGTGGCGCTTGGCGCCGGCGCGAGTGCGTTCGGGCAGTTGCTGCGCGAGTATCGCGTCTGGATTGCCCGCGTGGGCGGTGTGCTCATGGTGCTGATGGGCCTGTGGATGCTGGATGTCATCCGCATCGGCGCCCTGCAGCAGGAACGCCGCATGCACCTGAGCGACAAGCCGCTGGGCTACCTCGGCACCGTCGTGGTGGGCATCGCGTTTGGTGCCGGCTGGACACCCTGTCTTGGCCCGACGCTTGGCGCCATTCTGCTGCTCGCCGCCAACGAATCGGAGTTGGCGAAGGGCATCACGCTGCTCATTGCGTACTCGCTCGGACTTGCGGTGCCGTTTCTCCTCAGCGCGCTGTTGCTCGATCGCTTCCTCGGCTTCTTCCAGAAGTTCAAGCACAACATCGGACGCGTAAATCGCATCGCGGGCATTCTGCTGGTGCTGGTGGGCATTCTGATGTTCACCGGCTGGTTCGAGCGCCTGGCGGCGTGGTTGCAGCCTCTCACGCCGGCCTTCCTCGTCGAACGCATCTGA
- a CDS encoding ferritin-like domain-containing protein — protein sequence MAPSLTSVLDSASNPSDVLDVLQFALLLEYLEADFYQRGMAASNLIPTADRVVFGTIAEHEAVHVQALQAVISGKGATPIAKPTFDYTAKGALQGFAFASGQYETFKALAMAFEDTGVRAYKGQAARLISDKAVLSAALSIHSVEARHAAQVRRLRGKKGWIVGNSREDLPAFTQGIYDGEELASQGGVALSSLPGFSANGGVMAATEAFDEPLTKEQVTAIVMPFLT from the coding sequence ATGGCTCCTTCACTTACATCGGTACTCGACAGCGCCAGCAATCCGTCGGATGTGCTCGACGTGCTGCAGTTCGCCCTGCTCCTGGAATACCTCGAAGCCGACTTCTATCAGCGCGGCATGGCGGCCTCCAACCTCATTCCCACCGCTGACCGTGTGGTGTTTGGCACCATCGCCGAGCATGAGGCCGTGCACGTGCAAGCCCTGCAGGCCGTGATCAGCGGCAAGGGCGCCACCCCCATCGCCAAGCCGACGTTCGACTACACGGCCAAGGGCGCGTTGCAGGGGTTTGCGTTTGCCAGTGGTCAGTACGAAACGTTCAAGGCGCTGGCCATGGCCTTTGAGGACACTGGCGTGCGAGCCTACAAGGGTCAGGCGGCGCGCCTGATCAGCGACAAGGCAGTGTTGAGCGCCGCCCTGTCCATTCACTCGGTGGAAGCGCGTCATGCGGCGCAGGTGCGACGCTTGCGTGGCAAGAAGGGCTGGATCGTGGGCAACAGCCGCGAGGATCTGCCGGCTTTCACGCAGGGCATCTACGACGGTGAAGAGCTGGCGTCGCAGGGCGGAGTGGCGCTGTCCTCCCTGCCGGGCTTCTCGGCGAACGGCGGTGTGATGGCGGCCACGGAGGCGTTTGATGAGCCGCTGACCAAGGAGCAGGTAACGGCGATCGTCATGCCGTTCCTGACCTGA
- a CDS encoding ABC transporter ATP-binding protein — MPTVRSPRVLRRLLPYYHPYRGQVAVGLASVVIAAALSTLVPGFLQRGIDAIRDGAHTRDVMRPALLMLATALAAGFLRFVMRELLNGLSRRIETDLRRDLFARLTRLDAAWYARWRTGDLMARLTNDLSAVRMAAGPALMYFVNTVAGGLFALGMMLRLSPSLTLWALLPMIGLPLLMLRLGRLVHARFEAVQQEFSQLTTRAQENLSGVRVVRAFRQEEAEVERFRHMGETYLASNMRLARLNGLMSPGFALLAGLGGAITVGVGGTQLLQGRITVGEFVAFGIYLAMLTWPLIALGWTTNLFQRGSASLARVLELLDAEPVLVHDRGTKVLPPTSVGRRLSFRGVGFHYPAADGATPRWVLRDLTFDVPAGSTLAIVGATGSGKSALLDLVTRAYDPQEGEILVDDVPLTELALGPWRQELGAVPQEALLFSETIGENVAYGLTQHSGDPQRDEVLPGIERAARTAQLLETINSLPDGFATRLGERGINLSGGQKQRTALARALARNPSVVLLDDALSAVDTQTEAAILHGLRDALASRTALVASHRLSAVRDAEHIVVLEHGRVVESGTHDALTRLGGRYADLLQRQQWLEDIEAA, encoded by the coding sequence ATGCCAACAGTGCGGTCGCCGCGGGTCCTTCGGCGTCTCCTCCCGTATTACCACCCGTACCGGGGGCAAGTTGCGGTCGGCCTCGCCTCAGTTGTTATCGCGGCTGCCTTATCTACCCTCGTCCCGGGGTTCCTACAGCGCGGGATCGACGCCATTCGTGACGGAGCTCACACTCGCGATGTGATGCGACCGGCGTTGCTCATGCTGGCCACGGCGCTGGCCGCCGGTTTTCTGCGCTTCGTCATGCGGGAGCTGCTGAACGGCCTCAGTCGACGCATTGAGACCGATCTCCGGCGTGACCTCTTTGCCCGCCTCACGAGGCTCGACGCTGCCTGGTACGCCCGCTGGCGCACCGGCGACCTCATGGCGCGCCTCACGAACGACCTGAGCGCCGTGCGCATGGCGGCCGGCCCGGCCCTCATGTACTTCGTCAACACAGTGGCCGGCGGGCTCTTTGCCCTCGGCATGATGCTGCGCCTGAGCCCTTCGCTCACGCTGTGGGCACTGCTGCCCATGATCGGCCTGCCGCTGCTCATGCTGCGCCTCGGTCGCCTCGTACACGCACGCTTTGAGGCCGTGCAGCAGGAGTTCTCGCAGCTCACCACACGCGCGCAGGAGAACCTGTCCGGTGTGCGGGTGGTGCGTGCCTTTCGGCAGGAAGAGGCCGAGGTCGAGCGTTTTCGTCACATGGGTGAGACCTACCTCGCCAGCAACATGCGCCTCGCCCGACTCAATGGGCTCATGAGTCCCGGCTTCGCGCTGCTGGCCGGCCTGGGCGGCGCCATTACGGTGGGTGTGGGTGGAACGCAGCTGCTGCAGGGCCGCATAACCGTTGGCGAGTTTGTGGCCTTCGGCATTTACCTCGCGATGCTCACCTGGCCACTGATTGCTCTGGGTTGGACCACCAATCTCTTCCAGCGCGGATCGGCCAGTCTCGCGCGTGTACTCGAATTGCTCGATGCCGAGCCGGTGCTCGTGCACGATCGCGGCACGAAGGTGCTGCCACCTACCAGCGTGGGACGACGCCTCAGCTTTCGCGGTGTCGGCTTTCATTACCCCGCGGCCGATGGCGCCACGCCGCGCTGGGTGCTGCGTGACCTGACCTTTGACGTACCTGCTGGCAGCACGCTGGCCATTGTCGGTGCAACGGGCTCGGGCAAAAGCGCACTGCTCGATCTGGTCACGCGCGCTTACGATCCGCAGGAGGGTGAGATTCTCGTGGATGACGTACCGCTCACCGAGCTGGCCCTCGGTCCATGGCGCCAGGAGCTTGGTGCGGTGCCGCAGGAGGCCCTGCTGTTCAGTGAGACCATTGGAGAGAACGTGGCCTACGGCCTCACGCAACACAGTGGAGACCCGCAGCGTGACGAGGTACTGCCGGGTATCGAACGGGCGGCACGCACCGCGCAGCTGCTGGAGACCATCAACAGTCTGCCAGACGGCTTCGCCACGCGGCTCGGCGAACGCGGCATCAATCTCTCCGGCGGACAGAAGCAGCGCACGGCGCTGGCCCGCGCCCTCGCACGCAATCCCTCGGTAGTACTGCTCGACGACGCGCTGTCGGCGGTGGATACCCAAACCGAAGCCGCCATCCTGCACGGTCTGCGCGACGCGCTGGCGAGTCGCACCGCGCTGGTGGCGTCGCATCGTCTGAGTGCCGTGCGTGACGCCGAGCACATTGTCGTCCTCGAGCACGGGCGTGTTGTGGAGTCGGGCACACACGACGCCCTGACCCGCCTCGGCGGGCGATATGCAGACTTGCTGCAGCGCCAGCAGTGGCTCGAGGACATCGAAGCCGCCTGA
- a CDS encoding YceI family protein: MITKTRSIRLAALALALPMLAAARPLPDAKPHVVDKAHSEINFVADSRLLSAHGFFGKWDADVKLDPANWSASSVSISIDAASINTRNERRDGHLKSADFFDVEKHPVITFKSVSVKQAAANALEITGDLTVRGTTKRITVPATMVFYEEGAGRFKGSFVIDRMAYGVSYDSKLNPIQKDVQVQWDIALNAPKPAN; encoded by the coding sequence ATGATCACCAAGACTCGCTCCATCCGCCTCGCGGCGCTTGCGCTCGCGCTGCCCATGCTGGCCGCCGCCCGTCCGCTGCCTGACGCCAAGCCGCACGTCGTCGACAAGGCGCACAGTGAAATCAACTTCGTCGCCGACTCGCGTCTGCTTTCCGCGCACGGCTTCTTCGGCAAGTGGGACGCCGACGTGAAGCTGGATCCGGCCAACTGGTCCGCGTCTTCCGTCAGCATCAGCATTGATGCCGCGTCCATCAACACGCGCAACGAACGCCGCGATGGACACCTCAAGAGCGCGGACTTCTTCGACGTCGAGAAGCACCCGGTCATCACCTTCAAGTCGGTGAGCGTGAAGCAGGCCGCGGCCAACGCGCTGGAAATCACGGGCGACCTCACCGTGCGCGGCACGACCAAGCGCATCACGGTGCCGGCGACGATGGTGTTCTACGAGGAGGGCGCGGGTCGCTTCAAGGGCAGCTTCGTGATCGACCGCATGGCCTATGGCGTGTCCTACGATTCGAAGCTCAACCCCATTCAGAAGGACGTGCAGGTGCAGTGGGATATCGCGCTCAACGCGCCGAAGCCGGCCAACTGA